From Roseofilum capinflatum BLCC-M114, one genomic window encodes:
- a CDS encoding tRNA-dependent cyclodipeptide synthase — translation MVTHSSNLQMSTTKNLLENLDWNQFTLEQLKQIQSEVGKAIHQKQSSLHSTDRKSSEISNYKASVAKVFPSHLRNSLTDYQRCIFLISLGSKNFIQSNRLTACIQWINQNFQTCTVIIGDSLYRLTLEVRHQSAGETALQEALQAGEEFINQNQHYFESSAQKCQFQFKRTSELERIHNTHFTGYYQQLENLYQNHASFQAMVNRFSQAYLNRGKEIKIDPGKEDKRQETSLANTYCLEESALLACLVEEQDSPFIYPGSIKIFEEISEGLHPEVPDSLQRMIWVSLRLKKK, via the coding sequence ATGGTAACACATTCCTCAAACCTTCAAATGAGTACGACAAAAAACTTACTTGAAAACCTAGACTGGAACCAATTTACCCTAGAACAATTAAAACAAATTCAATCGGAAGTTGGTAAAGCAATTCATCAAAAACAATCTTCATTACACTCAACAGATAGAAAATCTAGCGAAATTTCTAATTACAAAGCCTCAGTCGCTAAAGTCTTTCCCAGCCATCTTCGTAACTCACTCACTGACTATCAACGTTGTATTTTCTTAATTAGCTTAGGCAGCAAAAACTTTATCCAAAGCAACCGGCTAACAGCTTGCATCCAGTGGATTAATCAAAATTTCCAGACTTGCACTGTAATTATTGGAGATAGTCTCTATCGGCTAACTCTGGAAGTCAGGCATCAATCGGCAGGGGAAACCGCGTTGCAGGAAGCGCTTCAAGCTGGCGAAGAGTTTATTAACCAGAATCAACACTATTTTGAGTCATCTGCACAAAAGTGTCAATTTCAATTCAAACGTACCTCAGAGCTTGAAAGGATACATAACACCCACTTTACTGGGTATTATCAGCAACTTGAAAATCTTTATCAAAACCATGCTTCTTTCCAAGCAATGGTCAATCGGTTTTCTCAAGCCTACCTCAACCGAGGAAAAGAAATTAAGATAGATCCAGGCAAGGAAGATAAACGTCAAGAAACTTCCCTAGCTAACACTTACTGCCTTGAAGAATCGGCTTTATTAGCGTGCTTGGTTGAAGAGCAAGACTCACCGTTTATCTATCCAGGATCAATCAAAATCTTTGAAGAAATCTCTGAAGGTTTACATCCAGAAGTCCCTGACTCCCTACAACGTATGATTTGGGTGAGCTTGCGTCTGAAGAAAAAGTGA
- a CDS encoding histone deacetylase family protein, which translates to MSFPIIYSEEFLRHDTGRHPERAERLGAIADLLKSSLSAESLDWRSPTPVDVRPVLPWIEQIHTREHIQRVREIAQKGGGLLDGDTPISAQSYDVALLAVNGWIDGVEQVLATGNPAFVLARPPGHHAESERGMGFCLFSNAAIAAHYALAQPGVERVAILDWDVHHGNGTQAIVQSHRQIAYCSLHQFPFYPGTGRATERGEYKNVLNIPLPPGSGMAEYWPPFESQAIPFLEQFNPDLLIVSAGYDATKDDPLASMHLVPDDYGTFTQACLQLTSKILFGLEGGYNLSSLSESVMATIAACLQK; encoded by the coding sequence ATGTCATTTCCAATTATTTATTCTGAGGAATTTTTGCGTCATGATACGGGACGACATCCGGAGAGGGCGGAGCGTCTGGGGGCGATCGCCGATTTGCTAAAATCTAGTCTATCGGCCGAATCTCTTGATTGGCGATCGCCGACTCCCGTAGATGTGCGCCCAGTTTTACCCTGGATAGAGCAGATCCATACCCGCGAACATATTCAACGGGTGCGAGAAATTGCCCAAAAAGGAGGGGGGTTACTCGATGGGGATACCCCGATTTCGGCTCAGAGTTATGATGTGGCACTATTAGCCGTGAATGGTTGGATCGATGGTGTAGAGCAGGTTTTAGCCACAGGAAATCCGGCATTTGTGTTGGCACGTCCTCCGGGACATCACGCAGAATCGGAACGGGGGATGGGATTTTGTTTGTTTTCTAATGCGGCGATCGCCGCTCACTATGCTTTAGCACAACCGGGAGTCGAGCGAGTCGCTATTCTAGACTGGGATGTTCATCATGGGAATGGCACTCAGGCGATCGTTCAAAGTCATCGGCAAATTGCCTATTGTTCTCTCCATCAGTTTCCCTTTTATCCGGGAACCGGTAGAGCCACAGAGCGGGGAGAGTATAAAAATGTTTTAAATATTCCTTTACCTCCAGGCTCTGGAATGGCAGAGTATTGGCCCCCCTTTGAGAGTCAAGCCATCCCCTTTTTAGAGCAGTTTAACCCCGATTTGTTGATCGTTAGTGCCGGTTATGATGCCACCAAAGACGATCCCTTAGCGAGTATGCATTTGGTTCCCGATGATTATGGCACATTCACCCAAGCTTGTTTACAACTTACCTCCAAAATTCTGTTTGGTTTGGAGGGAGGTTATAATTTATCAAGTTTATCCGAGTCAGTGATGGCAACGATCGCCGCTTGTTTGCAAAAATAG
- a CDS encoding pentapeptide repeat-containing protein encodes MNAQELIKRYESGEQKFAGAKLNRANLRGADLIGIYLYQADLQGANLMFAYLNRANLNRANLMGTQLGGANLTQASMTSAKLHDADLHGTTLQKADLRMTDLTLANLVDANLMEVDLRGADLSGANLTGACLRGANLREERRAYMSFLRGTTLHRADLRGVNLSGADLSKVDLSEANLSEATLREADLTGANLQGANLQGAFFTEALLSQANLRYANLADARMERVNLIDADLMRVNLQGALLADAKMNRVNLDESDLTMARLNRADLSRVTFRNAMLKKVELIDAYLGRADLSGANLAEANLFNAELSSANLMGATLRGATLPDGSINR; translated from the coding sequence ATGAACGCTCAGGAACTGATTAAGCGCTATGAATCTGGAGAGCAAAAATTTGCGGGTGCAAAGCTCAATCGCGCCAATTTGAGAGGAGCCGATTTGATTGGGATTTACTTGTATCAAGCGGATTTACAAGGAGCCAATTTAATGTTTGCCTATCTCAATCGAGCGAACTTAAATCGGGCGAATTTAATGGGAACTCAATTGGGAGGCGCGAATTTAACCCAAGCCAGTATGACTTCGGCGAAGTTACATGATGCGGATTTACATGGCACAACGTTGCAAAAAGCCGATCTGCGGATGACGGATTTAACCTTGGCGAATTTGGTGGATGCCAATCTGATGGAAGTGGATTTGCGCGGGGCAGATTTAAGTGGCGCTAATTTAACGGGGGCTTGTTTAAGGGGGGCCAATTTACGAGAAGAGCGCCGGGCTTATATGTCGTTTTTGCGGGGAACGACCTTGCATCGGGCAGATTTACGGGGGGTGAATTTGTCAGGGGCCGATTTGTCTAAGGTGGATCTCAGTGAGGCGAATTTAAGTGAGGCAACGTTGCGAGAGGCGGATTTAACGGGAGCAAATTTACAGGGCGCGAATTTGCAGGGAGCCTTTTTTACGGAAGCTCTGCTCAGTCAAGCGAATTTACGCTATGCCAATTTGGCCGATGCCAGGATGGAACGGGTGAACTTGATTGATGCGGATTTAATGCGGGTGAATTTGCAGGGCGCTCTGTTGGCGGATGCGAAGATGAATCGGGTGAATTTGGACGAGTCGGATTTAACGATGGCACGTTTGAATCGGGCAGATTTGAGTCGGGTAACGTTCCGCAATGCCATGTTGAAGAAAGTTGAGTTGATTGATGCTTATTTGGGACGAGCGGATTTGAGTGGGGCGAATTTAGCTGAGGCGAATTTGTTTAATGCGGAGTTGAGTAGCGCTAATTTGATGGGGGCAACGTTGCGGGGTGCGACTCTACCGGATGGTTCGATTAACCGTTGA
- a CDS encoding TerB family tellurite resistance protein — protein MPDSLQPTKYAQHRYNITQPVDFEVAVKYGAALMAIAGADGELAEAEFQWYIDEQELLMKNPEEYIETLRKFDWKNASLEELLSGIKYDFPLNFRRSMLYQAIKMSRADGAYHDQEKAAVAKAAEILGIERSVKVSLESMAELEEASERLRLALFETEV, from the coding sequence ATGCCTGACTCTCTTCAACCCACAAAATATGCCCAGCATCGGTACAATATAACTCAACCGGTTGATTTTGAAGTTGCCGTCAAGTATGGCGCAGCATTGATGGCGATCGCCGGAGCCGATGGTGAACTGGCAGAAGCCGAATTCCAATGGTACATCGACGAGCAAGAACTATTAATGAAAAATCCAGAAGAATATATTGAAACTCTCCGCAAATTTGACTGGAAAAATGCCAGCTTAGAGGAGTTACTCAGTGGCATTAAATATGATTTTCCCCTCAATTTTCGCCGCTCCATGTTGTACCAAGCCATTAAAATGAGTCGGGCTGATGGCGCTTATCACGACCAAGAAAAAGCAGCCGTTGCTAAAGCCGCCGAAATTTTAGGAATTGAACGCAGCGTCAAGGTGAGTCTAGAATCGATGGCAGAGCTAGAAGAAGCCAGCGAACGGTTAAGACTGGCCTTATTTGAAACAGAGGTGTAA
- a CDS encoding anthranilate synthase component I family protein: MGRTWTYNEVLLPGQREPLGVLQTLIESRLFSEYGVYQSEEVVRFAGNRAIAVSVDLQQVTLQGLIEDRYFPVDDPLKQVEEALASIPLEQWTAYGYVSFDCVRYYYPYRKAIAGPLLYFFVPATEVIMTSDRILVRTLESPEPVCKLLQDSECRTTQSRTRPELVLTDRDQYQTQVETLQAAIHQGELHKAILSRSVKLKGNLDILGTYILGNQQNQALRSYGLHLPGVRTVGFSPEILMQLSHDPLKGRTLMTNPVAGTRPRGETPEADEQLKRQLFADAKEVKEHALSIWLVQDEMQQVCTPGTVKVMDFMQVKQYRWVQHLSSEVQGQLRSNHSLWDALKVLFPGVTVSGIEKEVAISWIDRLETEPRGIYAGAIGWINSQEEADLAIPIRSAYQYGEWIYLNAGAGIMAESVARNEYIESVNKMNTMLTNLVLES; this comes from the coding sequence ATGGGCAGAACCTGGACTTACAATGAAGTGTTACTCCCTGGTCAGAGGGAACCATTAGGTGTATTACAGACGTTAATTGAGTCTAGGCTCTTTTCTGAATACGGCGTGTATCAGAGTGAGGAAGTGGTACGATTTGCGGGGAATCGGGCGATCGCCGTTTCGGTGGATCTCCAGCAGGTAACGCTCCAAGGGCTGATTGAGGATCGATATTTTCCCGTGGATGACCCGTTGAAGCAGGTGGAAGAGGCCTTAGCTTCGATTCCTCTGGAGCAGTGGACAGCCTATGGTTATGTGAGTTTTGATTGTGTTCGCTATTATTATCCGTATCGGAAGGCGATCGCCGGCCCCCTACTGTATTTTTTTGTGCCTGCGACAGAAGTGATTATGACTTCCGATCGGATTCTTGTGCGTACCCTAGAGTCTCCTGAACCGGTTTGTAAGTTATTACAGGATTCTGAATGTAGAACGACCCAGAGTCGGACAAGGCCAGAATTAGTCTTGACCGATCGAGACCAATATCAGACCCAAGTAGAAACCCTGCAAGCCGCAATTCATCAAGGGGAATTACATAAGGCGATTCTCTCTCGCTCCGTGAAACTCAAGGGCAATTTAGATATTTTAGGAACCTATATCCTGGGGAATCAACAGAATCAGGCTCTTCGTTCCTATGGGTTGCACCTTCCTGGAGTAAGGACGGTAGGCTTTAGTCCAGAAATTTTGATGCAATTATCCCACGATCCCTTGAAGGGGCGAACATTAATGACCAATCCCGTAGCGGGAACTCGCCCCAGGGGAGAGACTCCAGAAGCAGATGAACAGCTCAAACGCCAGTTATTTGCGGATGCGAAGGAAGTTAAAGAACATGCTCTGTCCATTTGGTTGGTACAAGATGAAATGCAGCAGGTTTGTACACCGGGGACGGTCAAAGTAATGGACTTTATGCAGGTGAAGCAGTACCGATGGGTACAGCATTTATCATCCGAAGTTCAAGGTCAATTGCGCTCTAATCACTCTCTCTGGGATGCCCTGAAGGTGTTGTTTCCGGGGGTAACGGTTTCGGGAATTGAGAAGGAGGTGGCGATCTCCTGGATCGATCGCCTAGAAACCGAACCCAGAGGCATTTATGCTGGGGCGATCGGCTGGATCAACTCTCAAGAAGAGGCAGATTTAGCCATTCCCATTCGGTCAGCCTATCAATATGGAGAATGGATTTATCTCAATGCGGGTGCA
- a CDS encoding O-antigen ligase family protein, which translates to MTPAYPQRPWFYLQGWLATFVFSPFLGGLLGLTFLFDVGRARGNQSLRRPLTQALIIFSLGLIFTCLLGEFPGEAALGLAHFLPFIFILVFLAELIDTPAHLRRMASWVVFSSLPVAIIGLGQQFWGWSGPIRWLGIVIDWPLTAGGIPPGRVSSVFSYANDLAAYLVIVWILALGLLLEKRPKKRWFWIGLGVTTVLDGITLFLTHSRNAWAIATFAVLAYALYWGWRKLVAAVIALCGLILWSAFGIDPSRQWARIVVPPYIWARLSDEMFPDRPLAQLRSTQWQFAIDLIHQRPFFGWGLRSFSPLYETQMNYWVGHPHNLSLMLLSEIGIPLTIWLFCLVGWILGKAVLLLSHLPRQTEGAILFSYLLAFAGISLFHLLDITLFDSRINFLGWWLLGSILGLVYSNSGRE; encoded by the coding sequence ATGACCCCTGCATATCCTCAAAGACCCTGGTTTTATCTCCAAGGTTGGTTAGCCACCTTTGTCTTTAGTCCCTTCTTAGGAGGATTGTTGGGACTCACCTTCCTCTTCGACGTAGGACGAGCGCGAGGAAACCAATCCCTCCGTCGCCCCCTCACCCAAGCCTTAATTATTTTTAGTTTAGGTTTAATCTTCACCTGCTTACTGGGGGAATTTCCTGGAGAAGCAGCCCTCGGTTTAGCCCATTTTCTGCCCTTCATCTTCATCTTGGTCTTCCTCGCCGAGCTGATCGACACCCCCGCTCATCTGCGCCGCATGGCTTCCTGGGTCGTCTTCTCTTCTCTCCCCGTCGCCATCATCGGCTTAGGGCAACAGTTTTGGGGATGGTCAGGGCCGATCCGATGGCTAGGTATCGTCATTGACTGGCCCTTAACCGCAGGCGGTATCCCCCCCGGCCGGGTCTCGTCCGTCTTCAGCTATGCCAACGATCTGGCGGCCTATCTAGTGATTGTCTGGATACTCGCATTAGGATTACTCCTAGAAAAACGTCCCAAAAAACGCTGGTTTTGGATCGGGTTAGGAGTCACCACCGTTTTAGATGGCATCACCCTATTTTTAACCCATTCTCGCAATGCCTGGGCGATCGCCACCTTCGCCGTTTTAGCCTACGCTCTCTATTGGGGATGGCGTAAATTAGTCGCCGCAGTCATAGCCCTCTGTGGACTCATTCTCTGGTCAGCCTTTGGCATCGATCCCTCCCGCCAATGGGCGCGGATCGTAGTCCCCCCCTACATTTGGGCTAGACTCAGCGATGAGATGTTTCCCGACCGTCCATTAGCGCAACTGCGATCGACCCAATGGCAATTCGCGATCGACTTAATTCATCAACGGCCTTTTTTCGGTTGGGGACTGCGGAGTTTCTCCCCCCTCTATGAAACCCAAATGAACTATTGGGTTGGTCATCCCCACAATTTATCTTTAATGCTGTTGTCTGAAATAGGCATTCCCCTAACCATTTGGCTCTTCTGTTTAGTCGGTTGGATCTTAGGTAAAGCGGTCTTACTCTTATCCCATTTACCCCGTCAAACTGAAGGCGCAATCTTGTTTAGTTATCTGCTTGCCTTTGCCGGAATTAGTCTCTTTCATCTTTTAGATATTACCCTCTTTGACTCTCGGATCAATTTCCTCGGCTGGTGGCTCTTAGGATCAATTTTAGGATTAGTTTATAGCAATTCCGGCAGGGAATAG
- a CDS encoding HAS-barrel domain-containing protein: MRLPLTQTSITDRPQNHIAEVIETATSEFLAQCLEPEDLNFPMMPAFGSLVRSLGVTPETSPETDAGYWVYAVVYHATTTPIDSIHRARALGLSLEQLRAEQPQIFAMLKTEFRAAIVGFETLESRNSRSRVYQHLPPRPPQIHQAVYQCHPDEVIRFSEQLDFIRILLEIPGTPVDGLIAATLRNIYQLRHTEHSWLVQAGRNLSLLLKDDYDRLRYILSQVYIN, from the coding sequence ATGCGCTTACCCTTAACTCAAACTTCCATCACCGATCGCCCCCAAAATCATATCGCTGAGGTGATCGAAACGGCAACATCGGAATTTTTAGCCCAATGTCTGGAACCGGAAGATCTCAACTTTCCCATGATGCCAGCGTTTGGCTCTTTGGTGCGATCGCTCGGTGTCACTCCAGAAACCTCCCCAGAAACGGATGCAGGTTATTGGGTGTATGCCGTGGTTTATCATGCTACCACTACCCCCATTGACTCGATCCACCGCGCTAGAGCGTTGGGACTCTCCCTAGAACAACTGCGAGCAGAGCAACCGCAAATTTTTGCTATGCTCAAAACTGAGTTTCGAGCGGCGATCGTCGGATTTGAAACCCTAGAATCTCGGAATTCTCGCTCTAGAGTTTATCAGCATTTACCCCCTCGTCCTCCCCAAATTCACCAAGCGGTTTATCAATGTCATCCGGATGAAGTGATTCGCTTTAGCGAGCAATTGGACTTTATCCGCATTTTACTAGAAATTCCTGGAACGCCGGTTGATGGGCTAATTGCAGCTACCCTGAGAAATATTTACCAACTGCGCCATACGGAACACTCTTGGTTAGTGCAAGCGGGGCGAAATTTGAGCCTTTTACTCAAAGATGATTACGATCGCCTACGCTATATCCTCAGTCAAGTTTATATCAATTAA
- a CDS encoding serine hydrolase, with protein MTFFHKDKDLAHLGYQILDNTWTAFPQLSQDQVALTWVVYDPPICVNTGGALSAEEFWKHPVRGFEYRGKQAIAPAHVVTLFYLVAIYEWLETGMAVSSPELERAIRDMIRDRNPDATSLVLDVLTGTTSGPEFSGGPFETWKSQRNIVNRYFQSLGWPELDSINVNQKNWHNGAYGRDRLFLGPQMENQNRLTTNATARLLHSIIGGVAVSSKASQEMMALMRREIDPNQDSILGFLGQGLPPTAALWSKSGLMGTLRHESAYIEMGDRQPYLLVIFTEQSQNPHLLPFISQQVVAAMGNLA; from the coding sequence ATGACTTTTTTTCATAAAGATAAAGACTTAGCCCATCTGGGATATCAGATCCTGGATAATACTTGGACAGCCTTTCCGCAATTGAGCCAAGATCAAGTAGCTCTCACGTGGGTGGTTTATGACCCTCCTATTTGCGTGAATACCGGGGGAGCGCTATCGGCTGAAGAGTTTTGGAAGCACCCGGTTAGGGGATTTGAATATCGGGGAAAACAGGCGATCGCCCCTGCTCATGTGGTCACCCTGTTCTATTTAGTCGCTATCTATGAGTGGTTAGAAACCGGGATGGCGGTTTCTAGTCCAGAATTAGAACGGGCAATTCGGGATATGATCCGCGATCGCAACCCCGATGCTACCAGTTTAGTTCTCGATGTCTTAACCGGAACCACCAGCGGCCCAGAGTTTTCCGGAGGCCCCTTTGAAACATGGAAATCCCAGCGCAACATTGTTAACCGCTATTTTCAGTCCTTGGGATGGCCAGAATTAGACTCCATCAATGTCAACCAAAAAAATTGGCATAATGGCGCTTATGGCCGCGATCGCCTCTTTTTAGGCCCGCAAATGGAAAACCAAAATCGTCTCACCACCAACGCTACCGCTCGCCTCTTGCACAGTATCATCGGTGGCGTAGCCGTCTCCTCTAAAGCCTCTCAAGAAATGATGGCCCTGATGCGCCGGGAAATTGACCCCAACCAAGACTCGATCCTTGGTTTTCTCGGTCAAGGGTTACCCCCAACTGCTGCCCTGTGGTCAAAATCAGGATTGATGGGAACCTTGCGCCATGAAAGCGCCTATATTGAAATGGGCGATCGCCAGCCCTATTTACTGGTCATTTTTACCGAACAAAGCCAAAATCCCCATCTCCTTCCCTTTATTTCCCAGCAAGTAGTAGCCGCCATGGGCAATCTAGCTTAA
- a CDS encoding YaaW family protein: protein MDELRTVLELATEEELQQLTHLLFERKLNPLDYVYTPDPIAVQSQTRQQWIDAIEERFQFLAADGFTVLRGQTQKITYRQVLLQVCHYLKLPYSQELSTTELEAEIFLHLIRRSWKKLPAEQKRGLKERIRKALAKSDFAEPLPLSAQKDPIAVFLKGGCALAVNSVIRPLLVQKLAQQFALHFAAYQAAKQALVRGGAIAATKIQSQIVLQKATFGMASNAARYGAARTLFAVLGPALWAWFFADLGWRAIATNYTRIIPMIFALAQIRLTRSTAWEMA, encoded by the coding sequence GTGGATGAACTCAGAACAGTCCTAGAACTAGCCACAGAAGAAGAGTTACAACAATTAACCCATCTCCTCTTTGAGCGCAAGCTCAACCCCCTAGATTATGTTTATACCCCCGATCCGATCGCCGTTCAAAGTCAAACCCGCCAACAGTGGATTGATGCCATAGAAGAGCGCTTCCAATTCTTAGCTGCTGATGGGTTCACGGTTTTGCGGGGACAAACTCAGAAAATCACCTATCGGCAAGTCCTCCTGCAAGTCTGTCACTATCTGAAACTCCCCTATTCCCAAGAACTCTCCACCACAGAACTGGAAGCGGAAATCTTTTTACACCTGATTCGGCGCTCCTGGAAAAAGCTGCCAGCCGAGCAAAAACGGGGCTTAAAGGAACGCATCCGTAAAGCGCTTGCAAAATCAGATTTTGCTGAACCTCTACCTTTATCGGCTCAGAAAGACCCGATTGCCGTATTTTTGAAAGGAGGGTGCGCCTTAGCCGTCAATTCCGTCATTCGTCCCCTATTGGTGCAAAAACTGGCCCAACAATTTGCCCTTCATTTTGCCGCCTATCAAGCCGCGAAACAAGCTCTAGTCCGGGGTGGGGCGATCGCCGCCACCAAAATTCAATCCCAAATTGTCCTGCAAAAAGCCACCTTCGGCATGGCCAGCAATGCCGCTCGCTATGGGGCAGCCAGAACCCTATTCGCTGTCCTCGGCCCCGCGCTGTGGGCCTGGTTTTTTGCCGATCTCGGCTGGCGGGCGATCGCCACTAACTACACCCGCATCATTCCCATGATCTTTGCCCTCGCCCAAATTCGGCTCACCCGTTCCACCGCTTGGGAAATGGCATGA
- a CDS encoding Uma2 family endonuclease translates to MTQAKAEPKLYSFDEFISWYPEHSEVRYELHDGVIIEMPKPKGKHSNLTGSLIEQLLIVIRQMGKGGIWTIPRESIVKPNREKSGYEPDIIVLNRDLMGLESRWESESIIQHPDSVKLIVEVVSTNWRDDYYNKLRDYEEMGIEEYWIVDYAALGPRKLIGNPKQPTFFVCSLVDGEYQMTPFTEDTPIVSPNFPQFNLSAQDIFNF, encoded by the coding sequence ATGACTCAAGCCAAAGCTGAACCAAAATTATACAGTTTTGATGAATTTATAAGCTGGTATCCGGAACACTCAGAAGTCCGATACGAATTGCATGATGGAGTGATTATCGAAATGCCGAAGCCAAAGGGTAAGCATTCAAATTTAACGGGTTCCTTGATTGAGCAACTCTTGATTGTGATTCGGCAGATGGGTAAAGGAGGAATTTGGACAATTCCAAGAGAATCCATTGTCAAACCCAACAGGGAAAAATCGGGTTATGAACCGGACATCATTGTTTTGAACCGAGACCTTATGGGGTTGGAATCTCGATGGGAAAGCGAATCCATTATTCAACATCCTGATTCAGTCAAATTAATTGTCGAAGTTGTTTCAACAAATTGGCGCGATGATTACTACAATAAACTTCGAGATTATGAGGAAATGGGTATCGAGGAATATTGGATTGTTGATTATGCAGCCTTGGGGCCGAGAAAGTTGATCGGCAACCCCAAGCAACCGACATTTTTTGTTTGTAGTCTGGTTGACGGGGAATATCAAATGACTCCCTTTACGGAAGATACTCCCATTGTTTCTCCGAATTTTCCCCAGTTCAATTTATCTGCACAGGATATTTTTAATTTTTAA
- a CDS encoding mechanosensitive ion channel has translation MNFTGQDINLDVPIPEGATWTQAQDVLDTFLQNEAPSPGIPGLNLDTSAISSSFPQWWNLASTIAIAAAILLGGFLVAWALAGVVEGLLKRTELDNKLAAWVSGASNSASSPPIEKWVSSAVFWLIMLITLVGVLESLELDLVSQPLNTLLNQVFGFVPKLVSAGILLAVAWLLATVVKLAVLRSLKLLNLDERLESQVVDEGTTSPVSVSSTLANAMYWFVFLLFLPSILSTLELEGTLQPVQSLLNQILMILPNILGAILIGAAGWLVATIVRRIVTNLLMVSGADRFGDRFGLAGGASTHGLSWIAGTIAYILILIPFAIAALNALKIEAISTPAVGMLEMIMGYVPLAFTAAIILMVAYVGGKFVSDLVTNVLTGFGFDNLFYWLGLQQEPYATAPPPEAAESDLPLPPPPSDFRTPSEIVGMVVLITILLFATVTATDVLGLEALTLIVGAIIKIASQVLAGVVVFAIGLYFANLAFKVIDSSGSRQGHMLAQAARIAIIILVGAMALRQMGIAPDIVNLAFGLLFGAIAVAIAISFGLGGRDIAASQIQEWLSSFKNDSKS, from the coding sequence ATGAATTTTACTGGGCAAGACATCAATCTTGATGTGCCAATACCAGAGGGTGCAACTTGGACGCAAGCCCAGGATGTACTCGATACCTTCTTACAAAATGAGGCCCCCAGTCCAGGCATTCCGGGCTTAAACCTAGACACCAGCGCCATTTCGTCATCTTTTCCCCAATGGTGGAATTTAGCCTCGACGATCGCGATCGCGGCGGCGATTTTATTGGGGGGATTTTTGGTCGCTTGGGCACTTGCTGGAGTCGTCGAAGGGCTACTGAAACGAACGGAACTTGACAATAAATTAGCCGCTTGGGTTTCTGGAGCAAGCAATTCGGCTTCTTCGCCACCGATTGAAAAATGGGTGAGTTCAGCCGTGTTCTGGCTGATTATGCTCATTACTTTAGTGGGTGTGTTGGAATCTCTGGAACTTGACCTGGTTTCCCAACCTTTAAATACCCTACTCAATCAAGTATTTGGCTTTGTGCCTAAACTTGTGAGTGCAGGAATTCTATTGGCTGTTGCTTGGCTACTGGCAACAGTGGTGAAACTGGCAGTTCTGCGAAGCTTAAAGCTTCTCAATCTGGATGAGCGCTTAGAATCACAAGTGGTTGATGAGGGAACAACTTCGCCGGTTTCTGTCAGCAGTACCTTGGCGAATGCCATGTACTGGTTTGTGTTTCTGTTATTTTTACCCTCGATTCTCAGTACCTTAGAGTTAGAGGGAACCCTACAACCGGTGCAATCCCTGCTCAATCAAATTCTGATGATTTTACCCAATATTTTGGGTGCAATTTTGATTGGTGCAGCCGGTTGGTTAGTGGCAACCATTGTGCGGCGGATTGTTACTAATTTACTGATGGTGAGTGGAGCCGATCGCTTTGGCGATCGCTTTGGATTAGCCGGTGGCGCGTCAACCCATGGATTATCCTGGATTGCCGGAACGATCGCCTATATCTTGATTCTGATTCCCTTTGCGATCGCTGCTCTCAACGCCCTCAAAATCGAGGCCATTTCTACCCCAGCCGTGGGGATGCTGGAAATGATTATGGGTTATGTGCCCCTAGCCTTTACAGCAGCTATCATCTTGATGGTTGCCTATGTGGGCGGTAAATTTGTCTCCGATTTAGTCACCAATGTCTTAACCGGATTTGGGTTTGATAATCTCTTTTATTGGTTAGGGTTGCAACAAGAACCCTATGCTACAGCTCCCCCACCGGAAGCAGCCGAATCCGATCTGCCCCTTCCTCCTCCTCCGTCTGACTTCCGCACCCCTTCGGAAATTGTGGGCATGGTGGTATTAATTACCATTTTGCTGTTTGCCACGGTTACCGCGACGGATGTTTTGGGACTTGAAGCCTTGACCTTAATTGTGGGGGCAATCATCAAAATTGCCAGTCAAGTGTTAGCCGGTGTCGTCGTGTTTGCGATCGGGTTATACTTTGCCAATTTGGCCTTTAAGGTGATTGACAGTTCTGGAAGTCGTCAAGGCCATATGTTGGCTCAAGCCGCCCGCATCGCCATTATTATTTTGGTGGGTGCAATGGCTCTGAGACAGATGGGAATTGCTCCAGATATTGTGAATCTGGCCTTTGGATTATTATTCGGAGCCATTGCTGTGGCGATCGCCATTTCCTTTGGATTAGGAGGTCGTGATATCGCGGCTTCTCAGATCCAAGAATGGTTATCGAGCTTTAAGAACGACTCCAAATCCTAA